A part of bacterium genomic DNA contains:
- a CDS encoding DUF1343 domain-containing protein, giving the protein MTGVAPLLDLSSRDPRTPSTPRPGPVRLGADRLVEDPRLLAGAERLGLVTNDAARTAADVERLSRTALLEAGIPIVRLFSPEHGLNATAPDGAAVPGGTDPVTGLPVVSLYGERMRPAPESLEGLDGVIVDLPDVGTRCYTYGWTMTHVIDVCAEKGLPVWILDRPNPLSGALAAVEGPILEPAHRSFIGRHTIPLRHGLTLGELARLWQRECRPTAHVHVIACEGWRRDQLWPETGLPFVPTSPAIRRFEAALLYPGLCLFEATNLSVGRGTETPFEAVGAPWLDADAVAERLVARRLPGVVVTTDAFTPEADPYAGQRCAAVRFTVQDPTLVRPVALGLALLADIAALHPGAFAWMRYPTAANPTGAGHLERLTGTATIRDVISTVPESVDAATIAAWTAADGWAERAGAVLLYT; this is encoded by the coding sequence ATCACCGGAGTTGCTCCCCTGCTGGACCTTTCCTCGCGAGACCCGAGGACCCCGAGCACGCCCCGACCCGGGCCCGTCCGCCTCGGCGCGGACCGGCTCGTCGAGGATCCTCGGCTGCTCGCGGGCGCCGAGCGGCTGGGGCTCGTCACCAACGACGCCGCACGGACCGCGGCGGACGTGGAGCGTCTGTCGCGCACCGCGCTGCTCGAGGCCGGCATCCCGATCGTGCGGCTGTTCTCGCCCGAGCACGGGCTGAATGCGACGGCGCCGGACGGCGCCGCTGTGCCCGGCGGCACGGATCCCGTGACCGGGCTGCCCGTCGTGAGTCTGTACGGCGAGCGCATGCGTCCGGCGCCGGAGTCGCTGGAGGGGCTGGACGGCGTGATCGTCGATCTGCCCGACGTCGGCACGCGCTGCTACACGTACGGGTGGACGATGACGCACGTGATCGACGTGTGCGCCGAGAAGGGCCTGCCCGTGTGGATCCTGGACCGCCCCAACCCGTTGAGCGGCGCGCTCGCGGCCGTCGAAGGGCCGATCCTCGAGCCGGCGCACCGATCGTTCATCGGGCGGCACACCATCCCGCTCCGACACGGCCTCACGCTCGGCGAGCTGGCGCGCCTCTGGCAACGGGAGTGCCGTCCCACCGCGCACGTCCACGTCATCGCGTGCGAGGGCTGGCGCCGCGACCAGCTCTGGCCGGAGACGGGCTTGCCGTTCGTGCCCACGTCGCCCGCGATCCGCCGGTTCGAAGCCGCGCTCCTCTACCCGGGCCTGTGCCTCTTCGAGGCCACGAACCTCAGCGTCGGCCGTGGAACCGAGACGCCCTTCGAGGCGGTGGGCGCGCCGTGGCTGGACGCGGACGCGGTGGCGGAGCGCCTCGTCGCGCGGCGGTTGCCCGGCGTCGTCGTCACCACCGACGCGTTCACGCCGGAGGCAGATCCGTACGCCGGACAGCGCTGCGCGGCCGTACGCTTCACAGTGCAGGATCCCACGCTGGTCCGCCCCGTGGCTCTGGGGCTCGCGTTGCTCGCCGACATCGCCGCGCTCCACCCCGGCGCGTTCGCCTGGATGCGGTACCCGACGGCCGCGAACCCGACCGGCGCCGGCCATCTGGAGCGGCTCACGGGCACCGCCACGATCCGCGACGTGATCAGCACCGTGCCCGAGAGCGTGGATGCGGCGACGATCGCCGCGTGGACCGCGGCGGACGGCTGGGCCGAGCGCGCGGGAGCGGTGCTCCTCTACACCTGA
- a CDS encoding cytochrome ubiquinol oxidase subunit I, translated as YSPGLNIDFWVLGLQVLGVASIMGGINFITTIINLRAPGMRLMRMPLFTWMALVVSFLLITALPVFAVALFFLTFDRFWGTKFFVTSAGGDPILWQHLFWLFGHPEVYILILPAFGIISDVLPAFTRKPLFGYAIMVYSGILIGFIGWGVWAHHMFATGLGPVADAFFAAATMIIAIPTGVKIFNWLATMWGGSLRFDTPMLFCIALVGMFTIGGISGVHHATAPANLQQTDTYYVVAHFHYVLVGGLIMGVFAGLYFWLPKVTGRMLDERLGKLHFWLTVIGVNLTFFPMHFAGLLGMPRRIFTYSSELNLGSINMVITIGGIITAIATMIFVYNLWRSLRHGAPAGDNPWNAHTLEWATTSPPPEYNFGRIPEIRSREPMWDHPEEMIAAAQHVPEKPIHMPSPSYWPIFTAFGITLTAALFLTKIWWTPLLGLLWTAVGVVNWAFEPLER; from the coding sequence AGTACTCGCCCGGCCTGAACATCGACTTCTGGGTCCTCGGGCTCCAGGTGCTGGGCGTCGCCTCCATCATGGGTGGGATCAACTTCATCACCACCATCATCAACCTGCGCGCGCCGGGCATGCGGCTCATGCGCATGCCGCTGTTCACCTGGATGGCGCTCGTGGTCAGCTTCCTGCTGATCACGGCGCTGCCCGTGTTCGCCGTCGCGCTGTTCTTCCTCACGTTCGACCGGTTCTGGGGCACGAAGTTCTTCGTCACGAGCGCCGGCGGCGACCCGATCCTGTGGCAGCACTTGTTCTGGCTGTTCGGGCACCCCGAGGTCTACATCCTGATCCTGCCGGCGTTCGGGATCATCTCCGACGTGCTCCCGGCCTTCACCCGTAAGCCGCTCTTCGGCTACGCCATCATGGTCTACTCCGGGATCCTGATCGGCTTCATCGGGTGGGGCGTTTGGGCGCACCACATGTTCGCCACGGGACTCGGCCCGGTCGCGGACGCGTTCTTCGCTGCCGCCACGATGATCATCGCGATCCCGACGGGCGTGAAGATCTTCAACTGGCTGGCCACGATGTGGGGTGGCTCGCTGCGGTTCGACACGCCGATGCTCTTCTGCATCGCGCTGGTCGGGATGTTCACGATCGGCGGCATCTCCGGCGTGCACCACGCCACGGCGCCGGCCAACCTCCAGCAGACGGACACGTACTACGTCGTCGCGCACTTCCACTACGTGCTCGTCGGCGGGCTGATCATGGGCGTCTTCGCCGGCCTGTACTTCTGGCTGCCGAAGGTGACCGGCCGGATGCTGGACGAGCGGCTCGGCAAGTTGCACTTCTGGCTGACCGTGATCGGGGTGAACCTCACGTTCTTCCCGATGCACTTCGCCGGCCTGCTGGGCATGCCGCGGCGCATCTTCACCTACTCGAGCGAGTTGAACCTCGGCTCGATCAACATGGTGATCACGATCGGCGGCATCATCACGGCCATCGCCACGATGATCTTCGTGTACAACCTGTGGCGGAGTCTGCGCCACGGCGCCCCGGCGGGCGACAACCCCTGGAACGCGCACACGCTGGAGTGGGCCACCACGTCGCCGCCGCCGGAGTACAACTTCGGCCGGATCCCGGAGATCCGCAGCCGTGAGCCGATGTGGGACCACCCCGAGGAGATGATCGCGGCGGCGCAGCACGTGCCCGAGAAGCCGATCCACATGCCGTCGCCGTCCTACTGGCCGATCTTCACGGCGTTCGGCATCACGCTGACGGCCGCGCTGTTCCTGACCAAGATCTGGTGGACGCCGCTCCTGGGTCTGCTGTGGACGGCGGTGGGTGTCGTCAACTGGGCGTTCGAACCACTGGAGCGCTGA
- a CDS encoding cytochrome oxidase subunit III — MEHAATHETATGLPTWKLGFWTFIGSETLFFGSLISTYMVYKGASVVGPYPHEILNIPLTTISTFVLLMSSFAMVLALAGVQQGNRKQALIWLAMTAGLGATFLAFQAYEFTEFYRHGLTLSTNLFGSTFFILTGFHGAHVTVGVIWLTILWVMALRGRLGPGDALKVEVAGLYWHFVDVVWIAIFTLVYLLQ; from the coding sequence GTGGAGCACGCAGCCACGCACGAGACCGCGACCGGGCTGCCGACCTGGAAGCTCGGATTCTGGACGTTCATCGGATCCGAGACGCTGTTCTTTGGCTCGCTCATCTCGACCTACATGGTCTACAAGGGGGCGAGCGTCGTCGGCCCGTATCCGCATGAGATCCTGAACATCCCGCTCACCACGATCAGCACCTTCGTGCTGCTGATGAGCAGCTTCGCCATGGTGCTGGCGCTGGCGGGCGTGCAGCAGGGCAACCGCAAGCAGGCGCTGATCTGGCTCGCGATGACCGCCGGGCTCGGCGCCACGTTCCTGGCATTCCAGGCCTACGAGTTCACCGAGTTCTACCGTCACGGGCTGACGCTCTCGACGAACCTGTTCGGCTCGACGTTCTTCATCCTGACCGGGTTCCACGGAGCGCACGTCACGGTGGGCGTGATCTGGCTGACGATCCTCTGGGTCATGGCCCTGCGCGGCCGGCTCGGCCCGGGTGACGCGCTCAAGGTCGAGGTCGCGGGCCTGTACTGGCACTTCGTGGACGTGGTCTGGATCGCGATCTTCACGCTCGTTTACCTGCTCCAATAG
- a CDS encoding cytochrome C oxidase subunit IV encodes MRADAEGSVGQEIERGTHSHPTWKTYTMVAIVLAIITAAEVAVFYVPSLEGALVPILLALSAAKFSLVVMFYMHLKFDSRIFSGVFLAPMSLAMVVIIGLILLFKVLPLYR; translated from the coding sequence ATGCGAGCAGACGCGGAGGGCTCCGTGGGACAGGAGATCGAGCGCGGCACCCACAGCCACCCGACCTGGAAGACGTACACGATGGTCGCGATCGTGCTCGCGATCATCACGGCTGCCGAGGTCGCGGTCTTCTACGTCCCGTCGCTGGAGGGGGCGCTGGTGCCGATCCTGCTGGCGCTCTCGGCCGCCAAGTTCTCCCTGGTCGTGATGTTCTACATGCACCTGAAGTTCGACAGCAGGATCTTCAGCGGGGTGTTCCTGGCGCCGATGAGTCTGGCCATGGTGGTCATCATCGGGCTGATCCTGCTGTTCAAGGTGCTGCCGCTGTACCGTTGA
- a CDS encoding DUF420 domain-containing protein — MVDLIHSAVPNLPHLNAALNATSTIALVAGWIAIRRGRRRAHRACMLTAAAVSVLFLVSYLVYHVQVGSVPYQGQGWARTLYFAILASHAVLAALVLPLVLVTLRRALRRQYDRHRTVARWALPVWLYVSVTGVAVYVLLYRLG; from the coding sequence ATGGTCGATCTGATCCATTCGGCGGTACCGAACCTGCCCCACCTCAACGCTGCGCTCAACGCGACCAGCACGATCGCGCTGGTCGCCGGCTGGATCGCCATCCGGCGGGGACGACGCCGCGCACACCGCGCCTGCATGCTGACCGCCGCGGCCGTCTCCGTGCTGTTCCTGGTCTCCTATCTGGTCTACCATGTGCAGGTTGGATCAGTACCGTACCAGGGCCAGGGCTGGGCTCGCACCCTGTATTTCGCGATCCTGGCCTCCCACGCGGTGCTCGCCGCGCTGGTGCTCCCGCTGGTCCTGGTGACGTTGCGGCGCGCGCTGCGACGCCAGTACGACCGGCACCGCACGGTGGCGCGCTGGGCGCTCCCCGTGTGGCTGTACGTGTCGGTCACCGGCGTCGCGGTGTACGTGCTCCTCTATCGGCTGGGGTGA
- a CDS encoding DNA alkylation repair protein: MPEKTSPAVAAIENELRGLGDPEVAAFLARFFKTGPGEYGEGDRFLGIRVPVLRKLARKHQSLDLSDCHELLVSPYHEARLLALLILVLAYDRGDEERRAAIYRLYLDHLAYVNNWDLVDCSAEHIVGRHLENADKTILSELARSRSVWERRIAIMATFRYVKAGSFEETLRIADMLLQDPHDLIHKAVGWMLREVGKRDRAAAEAFLRPRYRRMPRTMLRYAIERYPEELRQRYLRGEVESGSEAAAGASS, encoded by the coding sequence ATGCCCGAGAAGACCTCGCCGGCAGTCGCTGCGATCGAGAACGAGCTCCGCGGGCTCGGCGATCCGGAGGTGGCCGCCTTCCTGGCGCGCTTCTTCAAGACCGGGCCGGGCGAGTACGGCGAGGGGGATCGCTTCCTCGGGATCCGGGTGCCGGTCCTGCGCAAGCTCGCGCGGAAGCACCAATCGCTCGATCTCTCCGATTGCCATGAGCTGCTGGTCTCGCCCTATCACGAGGCGCGGCTGCTCGCGCTGTTGATCCTCGTCCTCGCCTACGACCGCGGGGACGAGGAGCGGCGCGCGGCGATCTACCGGCTCTACCTGGATCACCTGGCCTACGTCAACAACTGGGACCTGGTGGATTGCTCCGCCGAGCACATTGTCGGCCGGCACCTGGAGAACGCGGACAAGACGATCCTCTCCGAGCTGGCGCGCTCGAGGTCGGTGTGGGAGAGGCGGATCGCGATCATGGCCACGTTCCGCTACGTGAAGGCCGGATCCTTCGAGGAGACGCTGCGCATCGCGGACATGCTGCTCCAGGACCCGCACGACCTCATCCACAAGGCCGTGGGCTGGATGCTGCGGGAGGTGGGCAAGCGGGATCGAGCGGCGGCGGAGGCGTTCCTGCGGCCGCGCTACCGCCGGATGCCGCGCACCATGCTGCGCTACGCGATCGAGAGGTATCCCGAGGAACTGCGCCAGCGATACCTGCGCGGCGAAGTGGAGTCTGGGAGCGAGGCGGCCGCGGGGGCGAGCTCCTGA
- a CDS encoding DUF1343 domain-containing protein has translation MMRRLASVVFIAACIPVACVAADDRAGDPAGRADPGVVRPGVELFVENPPAVVRGKRVGLITNHSGMDRQGRATIDLLRAMPELELVALFSPEHGIRGTAESRVESSVDEATGLPIHSLYSDTRKPTPEMLEGIEALVYDIFDVGVRQYTYESTLALAMQAAAEKGIPFVVLDRPNPVTGTIVEGNILEPGFESFVGIYPVLSRHGMTVGELARMYNAEHGIGADLTVVPAEGWRRDMWFDETGLPWVNPSPNLRRLEAVIHYPGTVFFEAINVSEGRGSDAPFEQIGAPWLKNEEVAAQMNALNLPGVRFEPVEFDIAEGARKYAGQRVKGVRFVITDRDAYRPIEASLLMIELIRTLHPDEFEWRGAREAQPGAMLTIERHGGTARLRQAIEAGTVRELLREWERDQAVFLEKRAPYLLYEERS, from the coding sequence ATGATGCGCCGCCTCGCGAGCGTGGTCTTCATCGCCGCGTGCATCCCCGTGGCCTGTGTGGCCGCCGACGATCGCGCCGGTGATCCGGCCGGGCGTGCCGACCCCGGCGTCGTGCGGCCCGGCGTCGAGCTCTTCGTGGAGAACCCGCCCGCGGTCGTACGGGGCAAGCGCGTGGGCCTCATCACCAACCATTCGGGCATGGACCGGCAGGGGCGGGCGACCATTGACCTGCTGCGGGCGATGCCGGAGCTGGAGTTGGTCGCGTTGTTCTCGCCGGAGCACGGGATCCGGGGCACGGCGGAGTCGCGGGTCGAGTCCAGCGTGGACGAGGCGACGGGCTTGCCGATCCACTCGCTGTACAGCGACACGCGCAAGCCGACGCCGGAGATGCTGGAGGGCATCGAAGCGCTGGTCTATGACATCTTCGATGTGGGCGTCCGGCAGTACACCTACGAGTCGACGCTGGCGCTGGCGATGCAGGCCGCGGCGGAGAAGGGGATCCCGTTCGTGGTGCTGGACCGGCCGAACCCGGTGACCGGCACGATCGTGGAGGGCAACATCCTGGAGCCCGGGTTCGAGTCGTTCGTGGGGATCTACCCGGTGCTCTCGCGGCACGGGATGACAGTGGGCGAGCTCGCGCGGATGTACAACGCGGAGCACGGCATCGGCGCGGACCTGACGGTCGTCCCGGCGGAGGGCTGGCGGCGCGACATGTGGTTCGACGAGACCGGGCTGCCGTGGGTGAACCCGTCGCCGAACCTGCGGCGGCTGGAAGCGGTGATCCACTATCCGGGCACGGTCTTCTTCGAAGCGATCAACGTCTCGGAGGGCCGCGGCTCGGATGCGCCGTTCGAGCAGATCGGCGCGCCGTGGCTGAAGAACGAGGAGGTCGCGGCGCAGATGAACGCGTTGAACCTGCCGGGCGTGCGGTTCGAGCCCGTGGAGTTCGACATCGCAGAGGGCGCGAGGAAGTACGCGGGCCAGCGCGTGAAGGGCGTCCGGTTCGTGATCACGGATCGCGACGCCTACCGTCCGATCGAGGCGTCGTTGTTGATGATCGAGCTGATCCGAACGCTCCATCCGGACGAGTTCGAGTGGCGGGGCGCGAGGGAGGCGCAGCCGGGCGCGATGCTCACCATCGAGCGGCACGGCGGCACGGCGCGGCTCCGGCAGGCCATCGAGGCCGGTACGGTGCGCGAGCTCCTGCGCGAGTGGGAGCGGGATCAGGCCGTGTTCCTGGAGAAGCGGGCACCGTATCTGCTGTACGAGGAGCGGTCGTGA